A region from the Rosa rugosa chromosome 6, drRosRugo1.1, whole genome shotgun sequence genome encodes:
- the LOC133716407 gene encoding gibberellin 3-beta-dioxygenase 1-like, whose translation MATPSDQTYKHIIPLDFNSVKSVPDSFVWLQSNTIQSDDGLSIPVIDLMDPNAPKLIVEACETWGVFHLKDHGIPTKIMEDVESEARKLFDLPIDQKLKAVRSPDGQSGYGIVPMQSLFSTFMWHEGLTIFGSAIDHAKVLWPNDYQQFCDIIDDYQRQMKALAEKLMRILFKALSIPVEDVNWFDDPTNSSGCNLALQLNSYPPCPEPTRTLGLAPHTDTSVVTILQAKTSGLQVFKDGVGWIPVEPNPDALIVNLGDFTRILSNGRFISVLHRVVAKPIQRYSMGYFFRPPMDFDVSPLLSKDLGQGHVPRYRPVTAKEYLALKAKHLEKAFSLIEN comes from the exons ATGGCAACTCCATCGGATCAAACCTACAAGCACATCATCCCCCTTGACTTTAACTCAGTGAAGTCGGTGCCGGACTCGTTTGTATGGCTTCAATCCAATACCATTCAATCCGACGACGGGTTATCGATACCCGTTATCGACCTCATGGATCCAAATGCCCCGAAACTCATAGTTGAGGCATGTGAGACATGGGGTGTTTTCCATTTGAAAGACCATGGCATTCCAACAAAGATTATGGAGGACGTCGAGTCTGAGGCTCGAAAATTGTTTGATCTTCCCATCGACCAAAAACTGAAGGCTGTACGATCTCCCGATGGGCAGAGCGGATACGGAATCGTCCCAATGCAGTCCTTGTTTTCCACCTTTATGTGGCATGAAGGGCTTACCATCTTTGGCTCTGCAATTGATCATGCTAAGGTGCTGTGGCCTAATGACTATCAACAATTTTG TGACATAATAGATGATTATCAGAGGCAAATGAAGGCATTAGCCGAGAAACTAATGCGCATCCTCTTCAAAGCCTTGAGCATTCCTGTAGAAGATGTGAATTGGTTTGATGATCCAACTAACAGCAGTGGCTGCAATCTGGCTTTACAGTTGAACTCTTACCCTCCATGCCCCGAACCAACCCGGACCTTGGGTCTAGCCCCGCACACAGACACCTCCGTTGTAACCATACTCCAAGCTAAAACCAGcggtctccaagtcttcaaagacggAGTTGGGTGGATTCCGGTGGAACCGAACCCCGATGCACTCATCGTGAACCTTGGTGATTTCACCCGCATTctatccaacggtcgatttatCAGTGTTCTTCATCGTGTGGTGGCGAAACCGATCCAACGCTACTCAATGGGATACTTCTTTAGGCCCCCAATGGATTTTGATGTGTCACCACTTCTGTCGAAAGATTTGGGTCAGGGACATGTTCCTCGGTATCGCCCAGTCACAGCAAAGGAGTATCTTGCTCTGAAGGCCAAGCATCTTGAAAAAGCATTTTCTCTCATTGAAAATTAG
- the LOC133717526 gene encoding uncharacterized protein LOC133717526, which translates to MRLKSGYRERKKEVMKSPITYNRQPGRPKTKRIKDASEKATEGTKLGRVQKSLKCSRCGILRHNVKTCHRHLPPKEKISKKRKLDSGEDSTNQSKAKGTKKPPLTKNELRAKVIQKAEKVKNKRDAHKAAAKAVAKTTTAKATTKSSTASTTTQAARANSKASTSAKSSTPTRSSQRIRAGKDA; encoded by the exons ATGAGATTGAAGAGTGGGTACCGAGAACGGAAGAAGGAGGTGATGAAATCCCCAATTACG TACAACAGACAACCTGGTAGGCCAAAAACCAAGAGAATTAAGGATGCTTCAGAGAAAGCTACTGAGGGAACGAAGCTGGGAAGGGTCCAGAAATCATTGAAGTGCAGCAGATGTGGGATTTTGCGGCACAATGTCAAGACCTGTCATAGGCACTTGCCACCTAAGGAGAAGATAAGCAAAAAGAGGAAGCTAGACAGTGGAGAGGACTCCACTAATCAATCTAAG GCTAAGGGTACCAAAAAGCCTCCTCTAACAAAGAATGAGCTTAGGGCCAAAGTTATACAGAAAGCAGAAAAGGTGAAG AATAAGAGGGACGCACATAAGGCAGCAGCAAAAGCTGTTGCAAAAACAACCACTGCTAAAGCAACAACAAAGTCGAGCACTGCTTCAACCACTACACAAGCTGCTAGAGCAAACAGTAAAGCTTCTACCTCTGCAAAGTCTTCAACACCAACAAGATCATCACAGAGGATTAGAGCTGGAAAGGATGCATGA
- the LOC133717935 gene encoding receptor-like protein 2 produces the protein MAQGFILILILFSSILSPQVHGCSKTESASLLSFVVTLSSPSLNWTSNNCCYWEGITCNLDGLVTHLRLPSKGLKNNGDTFSLSFLKNLTHLAHLNLSHNSLYGSVDQIGSLFLEVIDLSNNLLSGELLHVLPSTSIKVVDLSHNHFTGPISSSFFRLSRNLTSFRVSNNAFSGSLPSSICLRSSSMISLLDFSFNEFNGSLSSGLGQCSKLKVFRAGNNNLSGMIPEDFYNATTLEEIALPLCSLYGVISDRVANLTNLSILNLYFNQLSGVLPFHFSKLSKLKLLLLHFNSLEGTVPPSLMNCTSLTELNLGFNRLEGDISTFNFSKLGQLSKLDLVHNHFTGPFPMSLYSCKSLKGIRLSRNDIDGQIQPLILSLKSLSFLSLANIRLTNITKAMNILKHSKRLTFLSLGFSFLDEESPADFGMANFSGFQNLRFLDMSNCGLTGQIPVWLSNLKKLGYLNLNFNMITGSIPSWLGTLPSLFHLQLYSNLIMGQFPKELCRLPMLTLNQTIAKLDDYGYLTLPIYDGETFNQFNSLRYLPRAIDLGSNNLSGIIPNEIGQLQLLRDLYLTSNDFSGNIPDQISHLKNLEILDLSMNRLSGEIPGSLASLNFLSYFNVSYNNLEGPIPKSTQLQSLSASAFEGNPELCGRPLPNECGATKGTEMDDEDDKEMDKENKTPWFYVSAALGFIVGFWGVCGSLIFKKTWRYTYFRFFENVQDWLYVGITVGIRRMKRRINSH, from the exons ATGGCTCAAGGCTTCATTCTCATTCTAATCTTGTTTTCATCCATTTTATCTCCTCAAGTTCATGGTTGCAGCAAAACTGAAAGCGCTTCTCTCTTGTCCTTCGTCGTCACACTGTCTTCTCCTTCCCTGAATTGGACTTCCAATAATTGTTGTTACTGGGAAGGAATCACTTGTAATCTAGATGGTTTGGTCACTCATTTGAGGTTACCCTCCAAAGGTCTCAAAAACAATGGAGATACTTTTTCTctatcatttctaaaaaatctAACACATCTTGCTCATCTGAATCTCTCTCACAATTCCCTTTATGGTTCCGTAGATCAAATTGGTTCCTTGTTTCTTGAGGTCATTGATTTAAGTAATAACCTTCTCTCGGGAGAGCTACTACATGTTTTACCATCCACTTCTATCAAAGTTGTGGATTTGTCCCATAATCACTTCACTGGTCCAATTTCATCATCATTCTTTCGACTATCTAGGAATTTGACTAGTTTTCGTGTCAGCAACAATGCCTTCTCAGGGTCTCTCCCATCCTCTATTTGTCTTCGTTCTTCATCCATGATTTCGCTTTTAGATTTTTCATTCAATGAATTCAATGGCAGTCTATCTAGTGGATTAGGGCAGTGTTCAAAACTGAAGGTTTTTCGTGCCGGGAACAATAACCTTTCAGGAATGATTCCAGAAGATTTCTATAATGCTACCACACTTGAAGAAATTGCATTACCTTTATGTTCCCTTTATGGAGTCATTAGTGATAGGGTTGCCAACCTTACTAATCTCTCAATCCTTAACCTATATTTTAATCAATTGAGCGGTGTGCTTCCTTTCCATTTTAGCAAGCTCTCCAAGTTGAAACTTTTGCTCCTTCATTTTAACAGTCTTGAAGGTACTGTGCCTCCATCATTGATGAATTGCACAAGCCTTACAGAATTAAATTTAGGATTCAATCGGTTAGAAGGGGATATTTCTACTTTTAATTTCTCCAAATTAGGTCAACTTAGTAAACTCGACCTAGTGCATAATCATTTCACTGGTCCCTTCCCAATGAGTCTTTATTCATGCAAGTCTTTGAAAGGAATTCGACTTTCACGTAATGATATAGACGGGCAAATACAACCTCTGATTCTTTCATTGAAGTCCTTGTCCTTTCTCTCGCTTGCTAATATTAGATTGACCAATATCACAAAAGCAATGAATATACTGAAGCATTCCAAAAGACTCACATTCCTATCCTTGGGGTTTAGTTTTTTAGATGAGGAAAGTCCAGCTGATTTTGGCATGGCCAATTTTAGTGGATTCCAAAATCTTCGATTTTTGGATATGTCTAATTGTGGGCTCACTGGACAGATCCCAGTATGGTTATCTAACCTTAAGAAACTGGGGTACTTGAATTTGAATTTTAATATGATCACAGGGTCAATTCCAAGTTGGTTGGGTACTCTTCCAAGTCTCTTTCATCTACAGTTGTACTCCAATCTAATTATGGGTCAATTTCCAAAAGAACTTTGCAGACTGCCAATGTTGACATTGAACCAAACCATAGCTAAACTTGATGATTATGGCTATCTTACATTACCTAT ATATGATGGTGAAACTTTTAATCAGTTCAACTCTTTGCGTTACTTGCCTCGAGCGATAGACCTGGGTAGCAATAATCTGAGTGGAATTATTCCCAACGAGATTGGTCAACTACAGCTTTTGCGAGACTTATACCTTACGTCCAACGATTTCTCGGGTAACATTCCGGACCAAATATCTCACTTGAAAAACTTAGAGATTTTGGATCTTTCCATGAATCGTTTGTCTGGAGAAATCCCTGGTTCATTGGCGAGTCTTAATTTTTTGTCATATTTTAATGTCTCCTATAATAATCTGGAAGGACCAATACCCAAAAGCACTCAGCTCCAGAGCTTAAGTGCCTCTGCATTTGAGGGGAATCCGGAACTTTGTGGTCGTCCACTTCCAAATGAGTGTGGAGCAACTAAAGGCACTGAGATGGATGATGAGGATGACAAAGAgatggacaaagagaataaaaCTCCATGGTTTTATGTTTCTGCTGCGCTTGGGTTCATTGTAGGATTTTGGGGAGTATGTGGTTCATTAATTTTCAAGAAAACATGGAGATATACATATTTTCGATTCTTTGAAAATGTACAAGATTGGCTCTACGTGGGGATAACAGTCGGTATCAGGAGAATGAAGAGAAGGATTAATTCTCATTAG